The following coding sequences are from one Megamonas funiformis window:
- a CDS encoding alpha-glucoside-specific PTS transporter subunit IIBC, translating to MAFNKDVVMQKIQRFGGAMFTPVIMFGVFGIFVAVSILCKNPMILGSIAEKGTGWYDFWYIVEQGAWTVFNQLPLLFVIGLPIGLAKKENARAVMEAFLIYLIFNYFISAMLNLWGASFGVDFAQEAVPGSGLTTIANIKTLDTSMVGAILISSIAVWLHNKLFDVDVPEWLGLFKGSSLVVIAGFVLMLPIALLFCLIWPHFQSLIASLQGFLTGAGVLGVWVYTSLERILIPTGLHHFIYIPFIYGPAVVDGGIQAYWLQHIQEFAQSTKPLIELFPQGGFALHGMSKMFGCPGIALAIYFSAKKENRKRVGSLLFPAAIVAVLCGITEPLEFTFLFVAPVLFLIHAILAGTLAATMYFFGVTGNFGGGLLDTDLFQNWIPLFNNHWDTYLTQIIIGLIFTCIWFVVFRFLIVKLNLKTPGRGDDEEIKLYRKADYKQKVAGDERDRKAAAFLEALGGKNNIVDVTNCATRLRVTVKDDSLVKDTNVFMAAGAHGLVHNGCAIQVIVGLSVPQVRERFEALLQGPDVLQKEELVSNTDKSPSLKAFATGDLVSIENVPDEAFASRAMGDGVAIIPTEKYITAPANGSVMMVMEETGHALGLKLDTDMEILIHIGIDTVNMKGDGFKVLVKAGDEVKVGDKLVEIDIEKIKRAGYNPITIMIATNFDQYSLLKFEKEQKVIAGKTTVSTY from the coding sequence ATGGCATTTAATAAAGATGTTGTGATGCAAAAAATTCAACGTTTTGGTGGTGCGATGTTCACACCGGTCATAATGTTTGGGGTTTTTGGTATCTTTGTAGCAGTGTCAATTTTGTGTAAAAATCCAATGATATTAGGTTCTATAGCCGAAAAAGGTACGGGTTGGTATGATTTTTGGTATATTGTCGAACAAGGTGCTTGGACAGTATTTAATCAATTACCTTTATTATTTGTAATTGGTCTACCTATTGGTTTGGCTAAAAAAGAAAATGCTAGAGCTGTAATGGAAGCATTTTTAATATATCTTATTTTTAATTATTTTATATCCGCAATGCTCAATTTATGGGGAGCAAGTTTTGGCGTAGATTTTGCACAAGAAGCTGTTCCAGGTAGTGGTCTGACAACAATTGCTAATATTAAAACACTTGATACAAGTATGGTTGGTGCTATTTTAATTTCTTCAATAGCTGTATGGTTACATAATAAACTATTTGATGTTGATGTACCAGAATGGCTTGGTCTGTTTAAAGGTTCTTCTTTAGTTGTTATTGCAGGTTTTGTACTAATGTTACCTATAGCACTTTTATTCTGCTTGATTTGGCCACATTTCCAATCATTAATCGCATCATTACAAGGTTTCTTGACTGGTGCAGGTGTACTTGGTGTTTGGGTATATACATCCCTTGAACGTATTTTAATACCAACAGGTCTTCATCATTTTATCTATATTCCATTTATTTATGGTCCAGCAGTTGTAGATGGTGGTATACAGGCTTATTGGCTTCAACATATTCAAGAATTTGCTCAATCAACAAAACCTCTTATTGAATTATTCCCACAAGGTGGTTTTGCTTTACATGGTATGAGTAAAATGTTTGGTTGCCCTGGTATCGCACTTGCTATTTATTTCTCTGCTAAGAAAGAAAATCGTAAAAGAGTGGGTTCTTTGTTATTCCCAGCAGCAATTGTAGCAGTATTATGTGGTATTACTGAACCTCTTGAATTTACATTCTTATTCGTTGCTCCTGTATTGTTCTTAATTCATGCAATTTTAGCTGGTACTTTAGCAGCTACTATGTATTTCTTTGGTGTAACTGGTAATTTTGGTGGTGGTTTACTTGATACAGATTTATTCCAAAACTGGATACCACTTTTCAATAATCATTGGGACACATATCTCACACAAATAATCATTGGTTTAATCTTCACATGTATTTGGTTTGTTGTATTTAGATTTTTAATTGTAAAACTTAATTTGAAGACTCCTGGTCGTGGGGATGACGAAGAAATCAAACTTTATAGAAAAGCTGATTACAAACAAAAAGTAGCAGGCGATGAACGTGATAGAAAAGCTGCTGCATTTTTAGAAGCTTTAGGTGGTAAAAATAATATCGTAGATGTTACAAACTGTGCTACTCGTCTTCGTGTAACTGTAAAAGATGATAGTTTAGTAAAAGATACAAATGTATTTATGGCAGCAGGTGCTCATGGATTAGTTCATAATGGTTGTGCTATTCAAGTAATTGTAGGTCTTTCTGTACCACAAGTTCGTGAACGTTTTGAAGCTTTACTTCAAGGTCCTGATGTACTTCAAAAAGAAGAATTAGTTTCTAACACAGATAAATCTCCAAGCTTAAAAGCTTTTGCAACTGGTGATTTAGTGTCTATTGAAAATGTACCTGATGAAGCATTTGCTTCTCGTGCTATGGGCGATGGTGTAGCAATTATTCCAACTGAAAAATATATTACAGCACCAGCTAATGGTTCTGTTATGATGGTAATGGAAGAAACAGGACACGCTCTTGGTCTTAAACTTGATACAGATATGGAAATTTTAATTCATATAGGTATTGATACAGTTAATATGAAAGGCGATGGCTTCAAAGTTTTAGTCAAAGCTGGCGATGAAGTAAAAGTTGGCGATAAATTAGTAGAAATTGATATTGAAAAAATCAAAAGAGCTGGATATAATCCAATCACTATAATGATAGCTACTAATTTTGACCAATATAGCTTATTAAAATTTGAAAAAGAACAAAAAGTAATTGCAGGC